The sequence below is a genomic window from Rudanella lutea DSM 19387.
TTTATGGAACACGGCTGGGACATAAAGCGGCTGGTGCGGCAAATGGTGACCTCGGCCACGTACCGGCAGTCGGCGGTGGTGACGCCCGAAAAACTGGCCACCGACCCCGACAATATCCTGCTGGCCCGCGGGCCGCGCTACCGGATTCATGCCGAGTTTGTGCGCGATCTGGTGCTGAGCAGCAGCGGCTTGCTCAACCCCACGGTTGGCGGGCCGAGTGTGAAGCCTTACCAGCCTGCGGGCCTGTGGGAGGGCGCAACCTCAGGGCGAGGCCTATTGTCGATGTACGTGCAGGACCACGGTCCGAGCCTGTACCGTCGGGGGATGTACACACTCATAAAGCGCACGGTGCCTCCGCCCGCTATGGCTATTTTCGATGCCAGTAACCGGGATCTGTGCGAAACCAAACGGCTTAAAACCAACACCCCCTTGCAGGCCCTGGTCATGATGAACGACCCGGCTGTGCTCGAAGCCTCGCGGGTGCTGGCGGCCCGGCTTTTGCAGGAGCGGGGCGATGTGCCGGGTAAAATCGGTAAAGCGTTTCGGCTGATTGTAAGCCGGAAGCCGACGGAGCAGGAACTCGGTATTCTGCACGATTACTACGAAAATGCCCGGAAAAAACTCACCAAAACGGGCGTCGATAAGGCGTTGGCCGTGGGTGAGTACCCGATTCCGGCGGGCCTCGACCGCACGCAACTGGCGGCTCTGATGCGCGTAGTCACTACGATTTACAACCTGGAGGAAACTATTACCAAGTCCTGACGGCTATGGAAAACGAAATTCTCGAACACGGCTTTAATTTCAACCGGCGTCGCTTTTTGTCGCGGCTTAGTCTGGGGTTGGGGAGTGCAGCTTTGGGATCATTGCTCATTCCAGATTTGTTTGGTGGCTCCGGCTCCGACGACGAAACCCTGCCTGTAGGCGTGCCGCATTTTGCTCCCAAGGCCAAACGGGTGATTTACCTGTTTCAGAACGGCGCGCCTTCGCAGCAGGAGCTTTTCGATTACAAGCCCAAACTCCGCGAAATGACCGGACAGGAGTTGCCGCCCTCGGTGCGGGGCAAGCAGCGGCTCACGGGTATGACCGCCAACCAGAAAGAGTTTCCGATGGTGGGTTCGTTTGTCGATTTCAACCAATACGGCCAATCGCGGGCGTGGGTGAGCGACCTGTTTCCGTATACGGCCAAAATTGTCGACGATCTGTGCATCATCAGGTCGATGTACACCGAGGCCATCAACCACGACCCGGCGCTCACGTTTTTGCAGACGGGCTCGCAGCAGGGCAACCGCCCCAGCATGGGCTCGTGGCTGAGTTACGGGCTGGGCAACGAAAACAAAAACCTGCCCAACTTTACGGTACTGCTTTCGCGCGGCATCGGCAACGGGCAGGGGGTCTACTCCAAACTCTGGTCCAACGGGTTTCTGGATTCTATTCATCAGGGCGTACAGTTCAGCAAAGGCGAAGACCCGGTGCTGTACCTCCGCGACCCCGACGGTATGTCGCGCGAGGAACGCCGGGCCATGCTCGACAATCTGGCCCAGCTGAACGACCTGTCGTATCAGTCGTTTGGCGATCCCGAAATTATGGCCAAAGTGAAGCAGTACGAGATGGCGTACCGCATGCAAACGGCCGTGCCCGAGGTGATGGACTTGTCGAAGGAGTCGGACGATATTATCAAGCTCTACGGGCCCGACTGTCTGGTGCCGGGTACGTTTGCGGCCAACTGTTTGCTGGCCCGCAAGCTGTCGGAAAACGGCGTCCGGTTTGTACAGCTTTACCATCAGGGGTGGGATCAGCACGGTAACTTGCCCTTTGAAATTGCCAAACAGGCCAAAGATGTCGATCAGGCATCGGCGGCTCTGGTCACCGACCTCAAACAGCGCGGGTTACTCGACGAAACGCTCGTGATCTGGGGGGGCGAGTTTGGCCGAACCAGCTACACGCAGGGTAAGCTCACCAAAGACAACTACGGCCGCGACCATCACCCGCGCTGCTTTACCATCTGGATGGCGGGCGGGGGCATCAAACCCGGCATGGTGTACGGTGAAACCGACGATGTGGGCTACAATATTATTCAAAACCCGGTTCACGTCCACGATTTTCAGGCCACGGTGCTCCATCAGCTTGGCCTCAATCACGAAAAACTGGTCTTCAAACATCTGGGCCGACGGTATCGGCTGACTGATGTTTCGGGAAAAGTAGTACATGACATCATTGCCTAACCGACAGCCGTATCGCCCCCTTTTATGAACAAAAGGCTCCTTGGTATTGCCGAGCAAGCGCTCTTTGCAACGGTAATTTTTGTGCTGGTTCTGCTTGCCTTTGCCGACCGCCTGACCGTGCCAGTCTGGTTACAACCAATCGGCCGGATGCACCCGCTTTTTCTGCACTTCCCGATCGTAATTCTGCTGCTGACGCTGGTGATGGAGGTGTTTCGGTTTCGGCCGGTTCGGGCGGGCCAAACCGTCGAGACCGTCAGTGCGTACCGGCAGTTTCTGGATACCCTGCTTCTGGTGGGCACCCTATCGGCGGGTCTGACGGTGGTGATGGGCCTTTTTCTCGCTACCGAAGACGACTACAGCGGCACCACCCTGCAATGGCACAAATGGTCGGGCGTTGGGGTGTTTTTGGTGGCGGCTTTTATTTACTGGGCTCGCCAGAAACGCTGGTACAACGCCCCCCTGGCGCGCGTGGGTGGGCTGGCGGGCGTGGTGTGTCTGGTGGGGGCCGGGCATTACGGCGCTACCCTGACCCACGGCGACAATTTTCTGTTTGAACCCCTTAGCCGGCCCGAAGAACCTGAGCGCGTACCGCTGGAGCAGGCCCTGGTGTACGACCATCTGGTGCAACCCATTTTTGAGCAGAAATGCGTGAGTTGTCATAATCCCGGTAAGCTCAAAGGGGGGCTAAATCTGACCGAGCTGGCGGGGGTGCAAAAGGGCGGTAAGTCGGGAAAGCTGTACGTATCTGGGCGGCCCGACATCAGCCTGCTGCTTCAACGAATTCATTTGCCGCTTGAGGAGAAAAAACACATGCCGCCCATTGGCAAAAGTCAGCTAACTCCGCAGGAGGCCAAACTGCTGGCGTTGTGGATTAAAGGGCGCGCTCAGGCCAATGGGCGTGTGGCCGACTTACCCGCTACCGATTCGTTGCGGATCATAGCGGCTGGTTTTCTGGCACCGTCGGCCCCGGTGGAATCGTTTGACTTCGACGAGCCCGACGAGGACGTAGTCCGGCAGCTTAACACCGATTACCGCACCGTGGCCCGATTAGCCTATGGCTCACCGGCTCTGGCGGTCAACCTCTACAACAAAGCCAATTACTCCCCCGACCAACTGGCCGACCTGAGCCCGATCCGGGAGCAGGTGGTCTCGCTGAGCCTGAATAAACTGCCTGTCAAAGATGCCGATCTGAAACAGGTGAGTCAGTTTGAGAACCTGCAAAAACTCGACCTGAACTTTACCGACATTACGGGCCAAACGCTGGAGTTGCTCACCCCGCTAAAGCAGCTCAAAACGCTGGCGTTGGCAGGTACGTCTGTGCGCTACGAAGACCTCGTTGGTCCGCTCAAAGCCTTTAAAAATTTGCAGACTGT
It includes:
- a CDS encoding c-type cytochrome domain-containing protein, whose amino-acid sequence is MNKRLLGIAEQALFATVIFVLVLLAFADRLTVPVWLQPIGRMHPLFLHFPIVILLLTLVMEVFRFRPVRAGQTVETVSAYRQFLDTLLLVGTLSAGLTVVMGLFLATEDDYSGTTLQWHKWSGVGVFLVAAFIYWARQKRWYNAPLARVGGLAGVVCLVGAGHYGATLTHGDNFLFEPLSRPEEPERVPLEQALVYDHLVQPIFEQKCVSCHNPGKLKGGLNLTELAGVQKGGKSGKLYVSGRPDISLLLQRIHLPLEEKKHMPPIGKSQLTPQEAKLLALWIKGRAQANGRVADLPATDSLRIIAAGFLAPSAPVESFDFDEPDEDVVRQLNTDYRTVARLAYGSPALAVNLYNKANYSPDQLADLSPIREQVVSLSLNKLPVKDADLKQVSQFENLQKLDLNFTDITGQTLELLTPLKQLKTLALAGTSVRYEDLVGPLKAFKNLQTVALWNTRLTPEQIAQLQKAYGKVRFVAGFNGAAAEPIRLNPPQLKNASPIFSGSTRVDIRHPVRGVQIRYTTDGSEPDSLRSPVLTAQTTISQPTQIKARAFKAGWYGSSTATFDYYRSTYKPDSVRLLLPFNPVHQANGPQSFFDGILGTFNANSPAWANNWMGFRKNEMALLSRFAKPVTISSVALRIMVEEETSIFPPGEVEIWGGAGPNELKRLVTVKPRQPGGKEPHTLQTVTCSFGPQSVSWLKIVARPLKQIPAWHPNKGNQALLLVDEVFLN
- a CDS encoding DUF1501 domain-containing protein, encoding MENEILEHGFNFNRRRFLSRLSLGLGSAALGSLLIPDLFGGSGSDDETLPVGVPHFAPKAKRVIYLFQNGAPSQQELFDYKPKLREMTGQELPPSVRGKQRLTGMTANQKEFPMVGSFVDFNQYGQSRAWVSDLFPYTAKIVDDLCIIRSMYTEAINHDPALTFLQTGSQQGNRPSMGSWLSYGLGNENKNLPNFTVLLSRGIGNGQGVYSKLWSNGFLDSIHQGVQFSKGEDPVLYLRDPDGMSREERRAMLDNLAQLNDLSYQSFGDPEIMAKVKQYEMAYRMQTAVPEVMDLSKESDDIIKLYGPDCLVPGTFAANCLLARKLSENGVRFVQLYHQGWDQHGNLPFEIAKQAKDVDQASAALVTDLKQRGLLDETLVIWGGEFGRTSYTQGKLTKDNYGRDHHPRCFTIWMAGGGIKPGMVYGETDDVGYNIIQNPVHVHDFQATVLHQLGLNHEKLVFKHLGRRYRLTDVSGKVVHDIIA